In Corticium candelabrum chromosome 1, ooCorCand1.1, whole genome shotgun sequence, the genomic stretch tgtgtgtgtgtgtgtgtgtgtgtgtgtgtgtgtgtgtgtgagtgtgtgtgtgtggtgtgtgtgtgtgtgtgtgtgtgtgtgtgtgtgtgtgtgtgtgtgtgtgtgtgtgtgtcatgtgcaTGTGGCTATCAAATTGTGTGACTGAGATGATGATGGTTGTAGATGGCAGCAGACAACATGAGGCGACTGGTGGAGTTTGCATTTCCAACAACATGGATATGCAAACAGGTAGAATATGTGaataatatttttatatattgcatgatgtgtgtgcgcatgtgtgtccatgggtgtgtgtttgtttgtttgtgtgtgtgtgtgtgtgtgcatgcatgttgtgctttgtttgtgatagacagagacagtaaATTAGTAAAAGCATTTTCGTACAGGTTGAAGGTGGttgtttaattgttaattaatcaagttaattaatggttaCTGTTTAGGATGCCTTGATTGCTTATTCTCTTGACAGTGATGTTGTAACTTCATCATGGGACTGGATTGGTCTATACAAGGTATTACTGtgaaattacacacacacacacacacacacacacacacacacacacacacacacacacacacacacacacacacacacacacacacacacacacacacacacacacacacacacacacacacacacacacacacacacacacacacacacaacacacacacacacacacacacacacacacacacacacacacacacacaccacatcaccTCATCTTCCTTTCAGACTGGATGGCATCAACTGTCTGACTACGTCACATACGTGTGGGCACCATCCAAACGACTCACCAGACGACACCACGTTCCACTTGATAACGACTATGTCCCCAAAGAACCTGGTTTATATCAACTAATCTACCACAGCAATCACTACAAACAAGTTCTAGGCATCAGCCAACATTTCCAGGTTTCCACCATTTCCACCTCACAATCATGACTTCACTCAATGCACTGACTCTCTTGTCTGTAGATTGAACTCGATGCAATAGTATAGAGCTCCTGCTGGTCGGTCTCATTGTACATGAAGCTAATTTTTTATTACGATAAAAACGTTTTAAGTGGCAAAACGTTCTACAGTGACATACAAATGCTGATATGCTATGAAACACAATACAGTTTCATTAATAGCCACAGAAGCCATATAAACCAATCATGTGCCTCGTGTGGCTGTAGTTTACATGGACAGCCAACGATCACGATCAAGCAACAAGCAGttgttcatcatcatcattgttgCCGTCTTTCTTTCTGCGTTTTGATTCGTCTTCATCATCGCTGCTTTCTAGCAGAGCAGGCCCTTCTTCCTCTTCTCTGTTGTATGTTAGATCAGCTGCTGTGATGCGTGCGAAACGCGACTGCAGTTTCTTGTATTTGCAATAGACAATGACGAATACAATGAGAAGAACGGCCAAAATCGCACTAAGAACACCGGCCATAATGGGACCAGTGTTTGAGTGGCTGACTGTTTTACCTGATGAAACACAATTGATGTACTTAGTGAAGATGctgtgcgtgcgcacgtgtgtgtgtgtgtgtgtgtgcgtgtgtgtgtgtgtgtgtgtgtgtgtgtgtgtgtgtgtgtgtgtgtgtgcacgtgtgtgtgtgtgtgtgtgtgtgcactgttAGTTGAATACAGTATAGCAAGCGATAGCATGGACGGTAATGTTGCCTTGTCTTCAGACATGTCACTGTGATAACAAGCCTCACTGACACACACCAACCAGTCAGTGTACCACAACTGGTTGGACATCTGAATTTTTCCCAGTGTCCGCAATCGAAACGCCATTGCAGATACTGATACAGATAGCAATGTGTCTGTAGACAAGGCTAGACTATGGTATGTGGTCATGTGTCCACCAATAATTCTTAACCTACCAGTAACAGTGTGTGTACCCATGATGTGCAGCTGTTGTTGGGTGTCAATAGTTGATACTCCATTGTCGGCGACAAGGATCACTTTGACACTGCAAATGAAATCGGTACCATATACAGAATAACTCACTAagcatgacgtcatacaacatgacgtcacatataaacatgacgtcatacaaagcatgacgtcacacataAACATGGCGTCACATAGATATGACGTCAAATACAAGGCGTCAAATACAAAGCATGACGTCGTGtaattatgacgtcattaattaatgagttaCAATATTTGGTTCTGAGTCACATGATGTACAGATGCAAATGTCATTTGTccatcgtctgtctgtccttccaatccatctgtctgtctgttgtctgcccattcatctgtctttctgttatctgtctgttgtttgtccatttgtctgtccatttatctgtctgtctgtccatttgtctacatgtctgtccatccatctgtctgtctgttgtctgtccattcgtttacatgtctgtccattcatctgtctgtctgttgtctgtccatttgtctacatgtctgtccattcatctgtctgtctgctgtctgtccatttgtctacatgtctgtccatccatctgtctgtctgttgtctgtccatttgtctacatgtccattcatctgtctgtctgttgtctgtccattcgtctacatgtctgtccattcatctgtctgtctgctgtctgtccatttgtctacatgtctgtccatccatctgtctgtctgttgtctgtccatttgtctacatgtctgtccattcatctgtctgtatgttgtctgtccatttgtctacatgtccattcatctgtctgtctgttgtctgtccattcgtctacatgtctgtctgttgtctgtccatttgtctacatgtctgtccattcatctgtctgtctgctgtctgtccattcgtctacatgtctgtccattcatctgtctgtctgttgtctgtccattcgtctacatgtctgtccattcgtctacatgtctgtccattcatctgtctgtctgttgtctgtccatttgtctacatgtctgtccattcatctgtctgtctgctgtctgtctatttgtctacatgtctgtccattcatctgtctgtctgttgtctgtccatttgtctacatgtctgtccattcatctgtctgtctgttgtctgtccattcgtctacatgtccgtccatccatctgtatgtctgttgtcggtccatttgtctacatgtctgtccattcatctgtctgtctgtccaccacCTGCCAGTGTCCGTTTGTCTCTATTTCAACCATCATGCAGTATTGTTCAAAAATTGTCCCCAAGTGTCTCCCTGTATGCCTATTCAACACCACAGACCaaccctaacccataaccctaCCCAATCTACTGTAGTACACACTCATGTTAACTAACGTTTCTGCCACAGTGAAGTTATGCTTCACAACTGGCTGATTCGTTGATATCACAACAGGTTTACTTGCAGGCTCCGCTATCCCGAACGTGTACATCATGTAATCAGTTTCACCCTACAAACAGCTCgtataaacacacaacaagatCAACAATCATCACAACTAATGACTGACCTTAACAGCGTTGTCATACATTGCAGTAAAAGTGACTTCTTGGTTGATCATAGCAGGTGAAGGATAGACTATGAGATGCAGCCTGTCGTAATATGGAACATCTtgacaacaaaacagttaGGTGTATCGTGAATGTAGATGATGTCATAGGAACGGATACTTCGAACAGAGACGTGACGAGTTGAGTATTGAGTTGGAGCCTTGGAAAATATGGAGACAGAAATAACAAAGTCACCAGTTCTGTAAGCAGAGAAGAATCAGATAAGAAGGGTTTAATATACAACACGGTGATAGCtagacagagtgacagaccACAGACACTTGTGTGTTTTACCATATAGGGAACGTCTCTAGTGTTTCAATACAACGTAGCACAGACTCTGAAGGCGAGCAATCTTgcacgacagacagacagatagacacacagacagacagacagattgacagacagacagaaagacagattgacacacacagagacaaacagacagacagacagattgttttattctctcccaaactgtaaatgtacaGTTAATCGCAGAAGTAAAGTATCCTAAGCATTAGCAAAAACTACTGgaatgtctgaagtcatagctacagtattatcctaatgaacgtagtgttgaatgtctatatcaaagaaaaaatcatcTCTTACCTACgtgcaatctacttatcttctttaatataactctagcattacatctctgaataattatagaaatctgtctacGCCATCTCGTCCTGAAGTCGGCTTCAGCACTTCTGCCTTCCgaatcttttgatttctttgagagtgagttcaggaagttatcagcctcctgtccccagaacccaaagtgctcaaagacCAGAGGAGCTAAGATAGGTGTTGTGCCGTCCTGAACAGACAGAGCTtcgtatttgcttttctttctcatctcacaCCTCTCAGCTGCATAGCCTGCCTCTTTAGATGCTCTATTTACGATGTCTTTGCTGCAAGGGTGAGCCATGCTTACGCCCAACTCTGTACTTGTTTCATTGTACATTAAAATATCGGGGCGattctcagattctgtataTTGATCTCTTGGCTCCTTGCGATGGTGCAGTTGGAGCTCGttcaaacaactgcaccaCCCTGACACTACAGAATTGTGTTGCCAGACTGGTTCTCCCTCAAACTTGCAGGTGAGAAGATGATACGCAGTTCCATCCAATTCtactccacattcacatttgtttatgcatgaCTTAAAAGGCATTGGTAAACTGAGCCTCAGAAAGCATGCTAGacggacagtcagacagacagacagacagacagattgacagacagacagacagacagacagacagacagacagacagacagacagacagacagacagacagacagacaaataaacagacaatagacagatggCTTGACAAACTAACAATTCCAAGTTCTCATATTCAATTACGTGTACATATATCACTTGACTAGCAGATCGCTGACCTGTTGTAGCTGTGATAGAGATGCGAGTAACTGTCTCCTTGCCCACTAACTGGTGCAGTGCTGTCTCCAAACTCCCACCTAACATCAATCACACTTACCACATcaacttacacacacacacacacacacacacacacacacacacacacacacacacacacacacacacacacacacacacacacacacacacacacacacacacacacacacacacacacaggacagacagacagacagacagatagacagacagacagacagacacagacagacagacagacagaacaatcGGCCTGACATCCTAGTTTATGACTCTGAGACAGGATCTAATGTTGAGTTAGACGTGGCACTAGCTCACTCATGGGCATCAGACATCTTACCTCATGCAGCTACAACTGGGGGAAGCGCGGCAATGAGAAGGGAGCAATTCAAGGAAAACAAGTATGCCCAGGAACAACTACCCGGTGGATATTCGCCAACAGTCGTGCCTCTTGTATTCAAACATTTCAGCCGTTGGGGGGAGAAAGCGTCTGAGTACTTGAGGGTCCTCTCTGCTTTGTGAAGGGATGACAATGGACAatctaacattgctgagttcaaAACACACTGGAGACGACGATTTTCGATCAAGCTACAGCAATGCAATTCAAGTGTGGtctctaggaagatggcagtaatttcagctggacaaaaatcttgcagtggccttgacgaatatcaatttgttttaaactaagtggttaaatgtattctgacccctatggggtcatctgttgtagccttaagtgtttgttgttgatttagaggaactttacttaaagactagcttttaagctcttgatggaaatttctttggatttgaaaaatatgtatttgacagacagacagacagacataatatTGGTTTGGACATTCAGGACACCAAGTGTGAAATTTACAACCCTTCATCTGTCGAGATTGAGTCACATACATCTATTCCTATCACAACAGAAGGAATATCTATTCTGGGAATTCCTGTTGGAAAGGTAGATTTCGTGTCACAGGCATGTGTTACTATTGCAAAACATGGAGAAAATTTATGCCATCGATTACTCACTTTAGGAACTCAAGAAGCTATGTTATTGCTAAGACTCTGTCACTTACCAAGAATGTTTTACTTATCTCGAAGTGTTAAACCCAAAAGCatgcaagctgctgcagttcttCGTGATCATCTATCTTGCTCTacgttttcaaatttgttacaaatttctgCCCTTACTGATGAAAAGTGGAAGCAAGCAACCTTGCCTATCAGATATGGTGGTTTTGGCTTGACATCATTACAAGAAATATCaaacttgatttttgtgtcCTCGTGGGCTCATTCTGTGCATGAGCTGCCAAAACGTTTTGTAGCTTTAGAACCTcagattgatgttttgttatcctCGAAGAGTTCTGAAAATTCTGTAGGCCACATTCTTCATGAATGTTTAGATCCTGATCAATCAATGAATGATCTATTGTCTAATACTAAGCATCTGCAGCAGCATCTGATAGATAAGGTCACGAAAGCTcaagtcaatattttattggATAAAGAATCTGGAAAGGATTCAGCAAGATTACgttccttgcaaggaaaagGTGCAGGCTCTTGGCTAAATGCCACTCCATCAACCCAGAATCTCGCAATTTTACCTGGAAATTTCCGCTTGGCGGCATTCATGAGGTTGGGAATGGCGATGCCCTTGcctttgttggcagatgagtacgaatgtgaatgtggaaaaatgATCGATAGAGAAGGttatcatctgttgacttgtaaatttGGTGGTGGAccagtgtggtctcacaactgtatggtttctgtgtgggcagattgtctcagccagttacatgtaccgtactacattgagcctaaagatcgctacaccacttccagtggaaggccagacatctatgttgcggaatcattctgcatgccagcagcagaattagacattgcatgctctatcacatccattcagcaaagacatcctatctagagctgcttatattgatggtgctgccgcatccagaagagaaaagatcaaacatacaaagtatgactcccaactgctaccaggagggtatacaccaacagcaatccctttggtatttgaacattatggcagatggggcgatgaggctcaacagtttttaaagactctttccctcatgtcttatgatgaggacggtcatcagaatgcatccaattttacaacatattggagacaacgcttatcagttcagttacaacaatgtaacgctagagtgattaccaggaagacatcccgcttactggaacatacaaggaaagtgaagagaatgaacaatacacacaattattaatgtgctttactgtacagccctatatagggctggtttctgtagagttttagtttggtagagattttgtgcgattgggacagtagagttgcttagttgtgttgattgtagatttcaatattgaaaatatatgtattggacagacagacagacagacagacagacagacagacagacagacagacagacagacagacagacagacagacagacacaaacacacactcacaaccTCAATACATAAATGACAGTCACACTAACCTGAACAATAGAGAGTCAACATCTGGATCAGTCACTGATACTGAGAATCTTGTTCTGGCATCTTTTGCTATTATGaaatcatcatcaacaacCTTGACCCCGGGTGCTATAATAGAAACTAAAGAAATGTATGAGAAAAATTAGTCAATCTAGTGATTTGCATCTGCATCTAGAAGGTCACATCCCAACCGGTCTGAGGACATGGCAAGATCAGTGGCTCATACTGTTTAGCATCATCACCAACAATACAAGTGTCACCTGCCACACGACGATATCTAGAGAGACAATACAATGTGATGGATAGGACATGCGAAGTGTGTAGTGATGCAAATGAGAGTTTTTCGTACCCGGATGAGACTGTGTATGTCTTGCTTGCAGGGCAACTGGATGAAACAGCAATGTCTAACACTGTACCACTGACTGGGTAACAGATGCCGTCAACATAACGATCCTCGTAGTCAAAATCACTACACAAAATATACACAAAATAATACacgcatgcaaacacacacacacacacacacacacacacacacacacacacacacacacacacacacacacacacacacacacacacacacacacacacacacacacacacacacacacacacacacacacacacacacacacacacacagacatacatacgcacatgagtgcacacacacacacacacacacacagacatacatacgcACAcgagtgcacacacacacacacacacacagacatacatacgcACAcgagtgcacacacacacacacacacacacagacatacatacgcACATGAgtgcacatacgcacacaagcgtgcacgcacgcgcacacacacacacacacacacacacacacacagacagacatacgcacacaagtgcacacacacacacacacacacacacacacacaccacacacacacacacacacacacacacacacacacacacacacacacacacacacacacagacatacgcACACgagtgcacacacgcacacacacacacacacacacacacacacacaccacacacacacacacacacacacacacacacacacacacacacacacacacacacacacacacacaaacaataaacacacaaaatatGAATAAatcataaacacaaaataaacaaagtccacacaaacatatacacaaaCTCAAGTGAAATCATTCCATCCACATCTTTCGCCCTCCTCACCATTCATAGTCTTCACGTGTGCACGAGCAATTCTTTGAAACGATAGCACGATCATAGTTCTCACCATTGAAACAGACACGATCTCTACGACGTCGTTCGAAAGAAATATCACGTCccaacaaacagtcagagTCATGACGTTCGTCGGAAGGATGCCAGAACGTGTAGTCTTTTTCAGTGCAATTTTGTCCTGTAATTGAGATAGAAGGTAGTGAGTATTGGATGGATGATGATATTGAGTGTTTTACCTAATTCTCGACGAAGATCAATACGAACAATTACCCACTCTCGTTTGCTGGGATAATCGCCATACAAACTGAAGACGGTTGTCTGCTCTCCTGGTTCAGTGATAACTCCGTAGACTAAGATGTCAACGTCACTGAAATTCTTTTTTTTCCATGTGAGACCTTCGTCACAACTGTATCTGTTGCGATTAGAAAAATTTTGGTTAGTGGCATCTGATCTGTATACAATGTTATTGGgtgactgcatgcatgcatgccttgcgtgtgtgtgtgtgtgtgtgtgtgtgtgtgtgtgtgtgtgtgtgtgtttgcttgcttgtgttttaTATGCAtgtgcttatttgtttgttgttgtatttgtttgtttgcttgcttgtttgttgtttgtgtgtttgcttgcttgtttgttgtttgtttgttgctgtgcttgtttgtttaaatgttgtttgtttgtttgtcacaagctgtgtgtttgaatgttgtttgttgtgtttgtttgtttgcttgtttgtttgttgtgtttgtttgcttgttgtgtttgtttgtttgttatgtttgttgtgtttgtttgttgttttatttgttgtgtgtttgtttgtcgtatttgtttgtttgtagtgtttgtttgctgtgtttgtttgtttgttgttttgtttgttgtgtttgtttgtttgttgtgtttgtttgttgtttgtttgttgtatttgtttgtttgttgttttgtttgtttgttgtgtttgtttgtttgttgtgtgtgtttgagtttgCCAGTAAATGCAATCCCCAATAAAGCAGATTTCCGCCGACATAAAAACTAACTTTCCTAACATCTcgctgcacacacacacaaacacacacacaaacacacacacacacacacacacacacacacacacacacacacacacacacacacaccaataacCTTACTCAAGATAATTCGTTTGACCGCCCTTGATAGCAGTGACCATCACTCCACCATGATCTccaaaattataaaaatactGTTTATCAAGAATCTTACTCCATGTGGCTCCACCCGTATTCGACAAAAAAACACCATACGACGATCTCGTCAGCCCCGTCGCCATGACAAGCCCGGGAGCCGACGGACTTGAGAGAACACCCTCAGCACGAAGATACGGATATAACTGCCCATATTGCATAATAATTTGAAGCGAGCAGTCGGGCAGTTTGCAGTTAAGTGGCTGATGCTTGTTGTCATAGTCTGGTGCCTCAATGTAGCCCCATTCTCCACCTTTGTCATACGTTATTACAGTCCTGAAATGTCGTTGACCCACTAGACCTCGTTCCAGTTGAGTGGACATGTAGACGCCTCGGAGGGATGCCACACGGTGGAAATCAAGTAATCGGATTGGAAGGAATTGTCGTAACCAGGGGGTTGATACATCGCTCTGTCCGTTGTAGTAGAGAATGCGctcgagagagagagagaactTGTGGCCTGCTGCGGCTGAGATGTAGAGGTTGGTGTGGTTGGATGCGTGGTTGACAGCGACAAATGCCTGCTCTTCGGACGAATCGGCAACGTAGTACTCCTAAACGTTGAGAAAACGTAATTAATGatcagacatacatacagacagacagacaaacagacagataggtagacacacaaacacacagacagacagatacacagacagacaaacagacaaacaaacacacagacagacacacagacaaatagacggacagacagacaaacagacagacagacagacaaatagacagacagacagacagacagacaggtagacagataaacagacagacaaacagataaacagacagacaaacagacaaacagacaaacagacagacaaacaaacagacaaacacacagacagacagataaacagacagacaaacagacaaacaaacacacagacagacagacagacagacagataggtagacacacaaacacacatacagacacacgggcagatagacagacagacaaacacacagacagacagacagacagacagacaaacagacagacaggcacacagacagacagacagacacagacagacagacaaatagacagacaaacaggcacacacactcacatgcgaATGTGCACAAACAATTCAGAAAAAAATTCAACATTGAATCTGCTTGTTGGCAGGCTTCCAGTCTGGCTAgatgtttgtttctgtgtgccCACCCTACCTGTATgtcttatctgtctgtttgtgtgtttgtctgtctgtctgtatgtctgtccgtctgtttgtgtgcctgtatgtctgtatgtctgtctgtctgtctgtctgtcaaatctttatatttcatacatatgaactattacttgcaagctatagatacgaaagtccgttatatatcaattagacccacatgggtctctaaaaaattatcaacttaggttgcagtctgtccgtctgattgtgcgcctgtctgtctctgtctgtccatctgtttgtgcacctgtatgtctgtttgtctgtctgtccgtctgtttgtgtgcctgtctgtccgtctgtttgtctgtttgtgtgcctgttgtctgtcagtccgttggtctgtctgtctatgtgtctgtctgtctgtctgtctgtctgtctgtctgtctctgtgtgtgtgtgtgtgtgtgtgtgtgtgtgtgtgtgtgtgtgtgtgtgtgtgtgtgtgtgtgtgtgtgtgttggtctgtctatctgtctgtttgtttctggtCTCTGTTCATCTGTTCATTATTCTGTCTGCACCTCTCTTTGTCAGTAACTACCAACTATCAGTATTCAGCATAGAAACAACCAGTAGCTGTtgcaagacaaacacacccTTTCCAACAGTGGCTTCCCATTAGC encodes the following:
- the LOC134196772 gene encoding sortilin-related receptor-like isoform X1, whose translation is MFRLVSLFAIFNVCANAVRMPGTARYLHTPPERQIPWSLGRLRVLAGSDNQYPSNNAERIWRHRRDTSNDDDMIITQKLMADSHNAAYIQWSSDATDTIVMVTRDTDITPISFSNFYVSHDYGKTFMKHNDLLTYKSITTSIEDFYQSPVDTTRYVFVDISNKLMFFTKDDCVSFKPSKVSWSPTVLVLHPTLSDVIAAMSTTSSEHFQLRVTTDYGSTWKLVMSDIKTFYWGVPGYDSNQTAYVEKWNSDGKTSNVLRIIDLLAMTSFMKIASNVLEFEVFDDYMFAVTNSTHGESLSLLVSHKRNQFTQALFPPDANGKPLLEREYYVADSSEEQAFVAVNHASNHTNLYISAAAGHKFSLSLERILYYNGQSDVSTPWLRQFLPIRLLDFHRVASLRGVYMSTQLERGLVGQRHFRTVITYDKGGEWGYIEAPDYDNKHQPLNCKLPDCSLQIIMQYGQLYPYLRAEGVLSSPSAPGLVMATGLTRSSYGVFLSNTGGATWSKILDKQYFYNFGDHGGVMVTAIKGGQTNYLEYSCDEGLTWKKKNFSDVDILVYGVITEPGEQTTVFSLYGDYPSKREWVIVRIDLRRELGQNCTEKDYTFWHPSDERHDSDCLLGRDISFERRRRDRVCFNGENYDRAIVSKNCSCTREDYECDFDYEDRYVDGICYPVSGTVLDIAVSSSCPASKTYTVSSGYRRVAGDTCIVGDDAKQYEPLILPCPQTVSIIAPGVKVVDDDFIIAKDARTRFSVSVTDPDVDSLLFRWEFGDSTAPVSGQGDSYSHLYHSYNRTGDFVISVSIFSKAPTQYSTRHVSVRNVPYYDRLHLIVYPSPAMINQEVTFTAMYDNAVKGETDYMMYTFGIAEPASKPVVISTNQPVVKHNFTVAETVKVILVADNGVSTIDTQQQLHIMGTHTVTGKTVSHSNTGPIMAGVLSAILAVLLIVFVIVYCKYKKLQSRFARITAADLTYNREEEEGPALLESSDDEDESKRRKKDGNNDDDEQLLVA
- the LOC134196772 gene encoding sortilin-related receptor-like isoform X2 — encoded protein: MFFTKDDCVSFKPSKVSWSPTVLVLHPTLSDVIAAMSTTSSEHFQLRVTTDYGSTWKLVMSDIKTFYWGVPGYDSNQTAYVEKWNSDGKTSNVLRIIDLLAMTSFMKIASNVLEFEVFDDYMFAVTNSTHGESLSLLVSHKRNQFTQALFPPDANGKPLLEREYYVADSSEEQAFVAVNHASNHTNLYISAAAGHKFSLSLERILYYNGQSDVSTPWLRQFLPIRLLDFHRVASLRGVYMSTQLERGLVGQRHFRTVITYDKGGEWGYIEAPDYDNKHQPLNCKLPDCSLQIIMQYGQLYPYLRAEGVLSSPSAPGLVMATGLTRSSYGVFLSNTGGATWSKILDKQYFYNFGDHGGVMVTAIKGGQTNYLEYSCDEGLTWKKKNFSDVDILVYGVITEPGEQTTVFSLYGDYPSKREWVIVRIDLRRELGQNCTEKDYTFWHPSDERHDSDCLLGRDISFERRRRDRVCFNGENYDRAIVSKNCSCTREDYECDFDYEDRYVDGICYPVSGTVLDIAVSSSCPASKTYTVSSGYRRVAGDTCIVGDDAKQYEPLILPCPQTVSIIAPGVKVVDDDFIIAKDARTRFSVSVTDPDVDSLLFRWEFGDSTAPVSGQGDSYSHLYHSYNRTGDFVISVSIFSKAPTQYSTRHVSVRNVPYYDRLHLIVYPSPAMINQEVTFTAMYDNAVKGETDYMMYTFGIAEPASKPVVISTNQPVVKHNFTVAETVKVILVADNGVSTIDTQQQLHIMGTHTVTGKTVSHSNTGPIMAGVLSAILAVLLIVFVIVYCKYKKLQSRFARITAADLTYNREEEEGPALLESSDDEDESKRRKKDGNNDDDEQLLVA
- the LOC134196818 gene encoding uncharacterized protein LOC134196818, yielding MSVHPSVCLLSVHSFTCLSIHLSVCCLSICLHVCPFICLSAVCPFVYMSVHPSVCLLSVHLSTCPFICLSVVCPFVYMSVHSSVCLLSVHLSTCLSIHLSVCCLSICLHVCPFICLYVVCPFVYMSIHLSVCCLSIRLHVCLLSVHLSTCLSIHLSVCCLSIRLHVCPFICLSVVCPFVYMSVHSSTCLSIHLSVCCLSICLHVCPFICLSAVCLFVYMSVHSSVCLLSVHLSTCLSIHLSVCCLSIRLHVRPSICMSVVGPFVYMSVHSSVCLSTTCQCPFVSISTIMQYCSKIVPKCLPVCLFNTTDQP